The following coding sequences lie in one Candidatus Neptunochlamydia sp. REUL1 genomic window:
- a CDS encoding M3 family oligoendopeptidase, whose amino-acid sequence MNFPKVWNLDRVFQGGSRSSSFQKSFQTSQKDIDSLEKLLQSSKISKAIPLMQALGMRLREMDTFVYGLLSQNVEDTHANVLIGQMRTLQTHFSNCSLIFDTLLKEMPEDDFKSLLQNHASITFSLEERRKRALEKLSTDEESFINNLSMGGYHGWSEMWDAIVGEMSFPFQEKNLYFGQIENKMSDPSREIREEAFNAIEQGFTKKQSSISQALNHLSGFRLQVYKKRGWNDFLKEPLDENRQSKSSLMAMWETIKKNQASLIRYFDCKSDLLGVDRLSWIDLDAPLSTSSKEISYQEAAETVLKQFQAFSPKMASFARKALENRWIEAEDRKGKRPGGYCCALPDSKESRIFMTFSKTITNLYTLAHELGHAFHNEILFPLDEMVQHPTMGLAETASTMAEMIVTQAMIQEEKDPKHRLILLDDHLNRATSYLLNIYARFLFETRFYEKREKGIVSHEELSTLMEESQKDAYGDALDRYHPLLWAAKIHFYCTEMPFYNFPYTFGYLFSLGIYNHATKNPDFESSYISLLEDTGRMSPEDLAKKHLNADLSAPPFWQQGIDVINKDIDEFIKLSKEVSLCD is encoded by the coding sequence ATGAATTTTCCAAAAGTGTGGAACCTAGACCGTGTTTTCCAAGGGGGAAGTCGTTCTTCCTCATTCCAAAAATCTTTCCAGACATCCCAAAAAGATATCGACTCTCTAGAAAAGCTTCTGCAAAGCAGTAAAATTTCCAAGGCGATCCCTTTGATGCAAGCTCTTGGAATGCGGCTAAGGGAAATGGATACATTTGTTTATGGCTTATTGTCACAAAATGTTGAAGATACCCATGCCAACGTTCTCATTGGGCAGATGCGCACACTCCAAACACATTTTTCTAACTGCTCTCTTATCTTTGATACCCTTTTAAAGGAAATGCCAGAGGATGATTTCAAATCTCTTCTTCAAAATCATGCATCCATCACATTTTCCTTAGAGGAAAGACGAAAAAGAGCACTAGAAAAACTCTCTACGGATGAAGAATCTTTTATCAACAACCTCTCAATGGGTGGATATCACGGATGGTCTGAAATGTGGGACGCCATAGTTGGTGAAATGTCCTTTCCTTTCCAGGAGAAAAATCTATACTTTGGTCAAATCGAAAATAAAATGTCCGACCCCAGTAGAGAGATTCGAGAAGAGGCTTTCAATGCAATTGAGCAAGGTTTTACAAAAAAACAAAGTTCGATTTCTCAAGCACTCAACCATTTGAGTGGATTTCGCCTTCAGGTGTATAAAAAACGTGGTTGGAACGATTTTTTAAAAGAACCCCTCGATGAAAATCGTCAATCGAAAAGTTCTCTTATGGCAATGTGGGAGACAATCAAAAAAAATCAGGCCTCTCTGATTCGCTATTTTGATTGTAAATCGGATTTACTCGGGGTGGATCGGCTCTCCTGGATCGATTTAGACGCCCCATTATCCACCTCTTCAAAGGAAATCTCCTACCAGGAAGCTGCAGAAACTGTCTTGAAACAATTTCAAGCATTCAGCCCCAAGATGGCATCCTTCGCACGCAAAGCACTAGAAAATCGATGGATCGAAGCAGAAGACCGAAAAGGAAAACGCCCTGGAGGATATTGCTGCGCCCTTCCTGACTCAAAAGAAAGTCGCATTTTCATGACATTTTCTAAAACAATAACCAACCTTTATACATTGGCTCATGAACTCGGTCACGCCTTCCACAATGAAATCCTCTTCCCCCTTGATGAAATGGTTCAGCACCCCACCATGGGACTTGCGGAAACCGCTTCAACAATGGCTGAGATGATCGTAACACAAGCAATGATCCAAGAAGAAAAAGATCCTAAACACCGTCTCATTCTTCTCGATGACCATCTAAATCGCGCGACCAGCTATCTCCTAAATATTTACGCCCGCTTTCTTTTTGAAACCCGCTTTTATGAAAAGAGAGAAAAGGGAATTGTTTCTCATGAAGAGCTCTCAACCCTCATGGAAGAATCGCAAAAAGACGCCTATGGAGACGCCCTTGATAGATATCATCCACTCCTTTGGGCAGCAAAAATTCATTTTTATTGCACAGAAATGCCTTTTTACAACTTCCCCTATACCTTTGGCTACCTTTTCAGCTTAGGGATTTACAACCATGCGACCAAGAACCCTGATTTTGAATCTTCCTACATTTCTCTCCTTGAAGATACAGGAAGAATGTCCCCAGAGGATCTAGCTAAAAAACATTTAAATGCCGATCTTAGTGCCCCTCCTTTTTGGCAACAAGGGATCGACGTGATTAACAAAGACATTGATGAATTTATAAAACTATCCAAAGAGGTCTCATTATGCGACTGA
- a CDS encoding NUDIX hydrolase: MRLMLALLFSFSLFGAPSEKYFDLLASTPKSHGIIGSHEKGEIEILLHPISINETETIAMERLLNKGVPPEQAWQWSQVGIIAEDQYLYWIRDAVLFPSGEKGTYDRILWKSALEAPPGIAIFSYLSDRKVILILNYRHATRSWELELPRGLLREGETVRTAAARELQEETGYHMDDSLLLGTMAVDSGILATAIPVLACRAIDPSDRKYDFSETIALNITLSVNELETALLKGFLDISLPEKTLRANVRDPFLTYALLQMKLRHWQD, translated from the coding sequence ATGCGACTGATGCTCGCCCTACTTTTTTCATTTTCGCTCTTTGGAGCACCCTCAGAGAAATACTTTGATCTATTAGCCTCTACTCCTAAATCCCATGGCATCATTGGGAGTCATGAAAAAGGTGAAATAGAAATCCTCCTCCACCCTATTTCTATCAACGAAACCGAAACCATTGCAATGGAGCGCCTCCTAAATAAGGGGGTACCCCCAGAGCAAGCTTGGCAATGGAGCCAAGTGGGAATTATTGCTGAAGATCAATACCTCTACTGGATACGCGATGCTGTCCTTTTCCCCTCAGGAGAAAAGGGAACCTACGACCGAATTCTTTGGAAATCAGCACTCGAAGCCCCACCCGGTATTGCGATTTTTTCTTACCTCTCCGACCGAAAAGTGATCCTCATTCTTAACTACCGACATGCAACTAGAAGCTGGGAGCTTGAACTTCCACGAGGTTTGCTAAGAGAAGGGGAAACTGTCCGAACTGCTGCTGCTCGAGAACTCCAAGAAGAAACTGGCTATCATATGGACGATTCTCTCCTCCTTGGAACAATGGCGGTTGATAGCGGAATTTTAGCAACGGCAATCCCTGTATTAGCCTGCAGAGCAATAGACCCATCAGACAGAAAGTACGATTTCTCGGAAACTATCGCTTTAAATATCACTCTAAGTGTCAATGAACTGGAAACAGCCCTTCTGAAAGGATTCTTAGATATTTCTCTTCCTGAAAAAACACTCCGCGCCAATGTTCGAGACCCATTCCTAACCTACGCACTGCTCCAGATGAAACTCCGCCATTGGCAAGATTAG
- the dnaB gene encoding replicative DNA helicase, which translates to MVEKEKSKVKVAPNSKESEMMVLGCMLTKVNSLNVSADALQAPDFYYSEHQIIFDVLKGLFKSDKPADIHLVAEELKRLEKLDSTGGVGYLTTLAQYAGTSAYIEEYVELIKNKSILRRMIYAAQEIEKTALEEPGDVHGALDDAQATLFHISQATNATAGKHIKDIISGVKAESGLPYLKELEERQETFLEKGPDALAFTGIPTGFTDLDKMINGLSNSNLIILAGRPGMGKTAFALNVAEHVAFKHQMPVGVFSLEMSAEQLLHRMICSQSEVESAKIQTGSLNGSEYQRVVGAISKMQKTPVIIDDQPGLKITDLRARARRMKEAHDIQFLVIDYLQLLSGSSSFAGSDNRQGEISEISRMMKNLARELNIPILCGSQLSRKVEERTGHRPMMSDLRESGAIEQDADIVMFLLRREYYDPYDKPGLAEVIIGKNRHGKVGNIDVAYRKEFAQFANYTPTDSASLEDNSEAFEAFSPT; encoded by the coding sequence ATGGTAGAAAAAGAAAAGTCTAAGGTCAAAGTCGCCCCCAATTCCAAAGAATCAGAAATGATGGTTCTTGGGTGTATGCTTACAAAAGTGAACAGTCTTAATGTCTCTGCAGATGCGCTTCAAGCACCCGACTTTTATTACTCCGAGCACCAGATTATTTTTGACGTTCTCAAAGGTCTGTTTAAAAGTGATAAGCCTGCCGATATCCACTTAGTTGCAGAAGAGCTTAAGCGACTTGAAAAGCTTGATAGCACCGGAGGCGTCGGCTACCTGACCACTTTGGCGCAATACGCTGGAACCTCTGCTTATATCGAAGAATACGTCGAGCTCATCAAAAATAAATCCATCCTCCGCCGCATGATTTATGCAGCGCAAGAAATCGAAAAAACTGCACTAGAAGAACCCGGTGATGTACATGGTGCACTCGATGATGCCCAGGCAACCTTATTTCATATCTCTCAAGCGACAAACGCCACAGCCGGAAAACATATCAAAGACATTATCTCGGGAGTCAAAGCTGAATCAGGACTCCCCTATCTAAAGGAGCTCGAAGAGCGGCAAGAGACCTTCCTTGAAAAAGGACCTGACGCTCTTGCCTTCACAGGGATTCCAACCGGCTTTACAGACCTTGATAAGATGATCAATGGTCTTTCTAACTCCAACCTCATTATCTTAGCCGGTAGACCGGGAATGGGGAAAACTGCTTTTGCTCTCAATGTCGCAGAACATGTTGCCTTCAAACATCAGATGCCAGTCGGTGTTTTTTCCCTTGAGATGAGCGCCGAACAACTTCTGCACCGAATGATCTGCTCTCAATCTGAGGTAGAGTCTGCAAAAATCCAAACCGGGTCTCTAAATGGTTCAGAATACCAACGGGTCGTGGGAGCAATCAGCAAGATGCAAAAAACTCCTGTCATTATTGATGACCAACCAGGCCTAAAAATCACCGATCTCCGCGCACGTGCCCGTCGCATGAAAGAAGCTCATGACATCCAATTCCTCGTGATCGACTACCTCCAGCTTCTATCGGGATCCAGTAGCTTTGCTGGAAGTGACAACCGCCAAGGTGAAATCTCCGAAATTTCTCGAATGATGAAAAATTTGGCACGAGAACTCAATATCCCTATCCTTTGTGGCTCGCAGCTTTCACGAAAAGTGGAAGAGCGGACCGGACACCGCCCCATGATGAGCGATCTCCGAGAGTCTGGTGCCATTGAGCAGGATGCCGATATTGTGATGTTTCTCCTCCGCCGCGAATACTACGACCCCTATGATAAACCAGGTCTCGCCGAAGTAATCATAGGAAAGAACCGTCACGGAAAAGTGGGGAACATCGACGTTGCCTACCGAAAAGAATTTGCTCAATTCGCCAACTATACCCCGACGGATAGCGCGAGCCTCGAAGACAACTCCGAGGCTTTCGAAGCGTTCTCTCCCACCTAG
- a CDS encoding Rossmann-like fold-containing protein, producing the protein MNISLFAQHSSIKQNIHFFHDSISKAISARVEIEKNDPVDEVNVEIPLYPLNPSFEGGILKTQSLLRNFHLRPTYQDEKIYFAQIPPENKKWEIHPHMIDFSEDAQTLCRLDGTIIYSCFNTLITWNYETNERQTSSLGTSKITSLVESPDGDIVCGDEKGHIYYRDQKFLVEKGTPIDHVYFINSENCLVHFPEKNQVLLYDVAEGKQVKEYSDVTSIAVLGLDKFALLQKKVLGIRTVKKDTVPLKEIEDVIQMKGLSPSKLVYRNLKKSNFCYDVDSDTSRDLENKNDYFCQNSYLLEGGTIVFHEQRLFLEFLSEKKSSYKTQGNWGIVRLLPLSDGSVMYATDTRGSGVHIMTQEGETIFSDQEVTGGGNMNVLGLTELTDGSVAIKFANQICILTPYLSDLKTKEHRIEEIHLELNYRPDILPLYQELIQLTKKPESSYKICKAGVQAAVKAKNIYQARRFYEQGRSLQPKDREIIDLFYHSLSFSTLPKLKRHLLLDRASFDGPASIPRSIFSRKTKKRLLVGEGDFSYTEALIKKHQKTHQTLARTITATDLFSPPEGGEVQNRLSFLEERGVKILVGINGAELHRFFPKKRFQRVQWNCPFPEAKKREGFEKRIPDFFLSCAKLQLPKDRIHVTLMQHDNEYTITRQKENPIVLGSTRAGYRLIRKRVFGESRYPGYNHVKTKSSERYNAEGKEREFVFEKVEGAPTLSSPTLEDAEKLKDPREKTYKIKKIESDQNALENYYFECSTDEDSSDYYESNSDDGGAETRNAMQYGDEPVEVEVATAKFQDLCPPN; encoded by the coding sequence ATGAATATAAGCCTTTTTGCTCAACACTCTTCAATAAAACAAAACATTCACTTTTTTCATGACTCAATATCTAAAGCTATTTCAGCAAGAGTTGAAATAGAAAAAAACGATCCAGTAGATGAAGTAAATGTTGAGATTCCTCTATATCCATTAAACCCTTCGTTTGAAGGAGGAATCTTAAAAACTCAAAGCCTTCTGCGAAACTTTCATTTAAGGCCTACTTATCAAGATGAAAAAATCTATTTTGCCCAAATTCCTCCTGAAAATAAAAAATGGGAAATCCATCCACATATGATAGATTTTTCTGAGGATGCTCAAACTCTTTGTCGGTTAGATGGGACTATTATTTACAGTTGCTTTAATACTCTAATTACATGGAATTATGAGACTAACGAAAGACAAACCTCCTCGTTAGGCACAAGCAAGATCACCTCTCTTGTCGAAAGTCCTGATGGGGATATAGTATGTGGGGATGAGAAGGGGCATATTTATTACCGCGATCAAAAATTCCTAGTTGAAAAAGGAACACCTATCGATCATGTCTACTTTATAAATTCTGAAAACTGTCTTGTGCATTTCCCAGAAAAAAACCAGGTTTTATTATATGACGTCGCAGAAGGTAAGCAAGTTAAGGAATATTCTGATGTTACAAGTATTGCTGTTTTAGGATTAGATAAATTTGCTCTTTTGCAAAAAAAAGTTCTTGGTATTCGAACAGTAAAAAAAGACACGGTACCGCTTAAGGAAATAGAAGATGTCATACAAATGAAAGGCCTTTCTCCTTCTAAACTGGTTTACAGAAACTTAAAAAAATCAAATTTTTGTTATGATGTTGACTCAGACACTTCAAGGGATTTAGAAAATAAAAACGATTATTTTTGCCAAAACTCCTATCTCTTAGAAGGCGGCACCATTGTATTTCATGAACAACGGCTTTTCTTAGAGTTTCTCTCCGAGAAAAAATCTTCTTACAAAACCCAAGGAAATTGGGGTATCGTACGCCTTCTCCCTTTATCAGACGGATCGGTGATGTATGCAACTGACACACGAGGTTCAGGAGTGCATATCATGACTCAAGAAGGAGAGACCATCTTTTCTGATCAAGAGGTTACGGGAGGTGGGAACATGAACGTTCTTGGGTTAACTGAGTTAACCGATGGATCTGTTGCTATAAAATTTGCAAATCAGATTTGTATTTTAACGCCTTATTTGAGCGACCTAAAAACCAAAGAGCATCGGATAGAAGAGATCCACCTTGAACTCAATTACCGACCAGACATTTTACCTCTATACCAAGAACTAATACAACTCACTAAAAAACCTGAGTCATCCTATAAAATTTGCAAAGCTGGTGTACAAGCAGCTGTTAAAGCAAAGAACATCTACCAAGCAAGGCGCTTCTATGAACAAGGGAGAAGTTTGCAACCCAAAGACAGAGAAATTATTGATCTTTTTTACCATTCTCTCTCATTTTCAACCCTTCCAAAGTTAAAAAGACACCTCCTCCTTGATCGTGCCTCTTTTGATGGACCTGCAAGCATCCCTAGAAGCATTTTCAGCAGAAAAACAAAGAAAAGGCTTTTGGTAGGAGAAGGAGATTTTAGCTATACTGAAGCCCTTATTAAAAAGCATCAGAAGACACACCAAACCCTTGCAAGAACCATCACCGCTACTGATCTCTTTTCTCCTCCGGAGGGTGGGGAAGTTCAGAATAGATTATCATTCCTTGAAGAACGTGGTGTAAAAATTCTTGTAGGAATTAATGGGGCAGAACTTCATCGTTTCTTCCCAAAAAAAAGATTTCAAAGAGTTCAATGGAATTGCCCCTTTCCGGAAGCTAAAAAGCGCGAAGGTTTCGAAAAAAGGATTCCAGATTTTTTTCTCTCTTGCGCAAAACTCCAGCTTCCAAAAGACCGCATTCATGTCACTCTTATGCAACATGATAATGAGTATACTATCACAAGGCAAAAAGAAAACCCCATTGTTTTAGGGTCAACACGAGCAGGGTATCGGCTGATAAGAAAAAGGGTATTTGGAGAAAGTCGTTATCCAGGTTATAATCATGTAAAAACGAAATCCTCTGAAAGATATAACGCGGAAGGAAAAGAACGAGAATTTGTATTTGAAAAAGTAGAGGGAGCTCCAACTTTATCATCCCCCACACTTGAAGATGCAGAAAAACTTAAAGATCCTCGGGAAAAAACTTATAAAATCAAGAAAATAGAATCGGATCAAAATGCCCTGGAGAACTACTACTTTGAATGTAGCACTGATGAAGATTCCTCTGATTATTACGAATCTAATTCCGATGATGGTGGAGCTGAAACTAGAAACGCGATGCAATACGGTGATGAACCCGTTGAAGTGGAAGTAGCGACGGCAAAATTTCAAGATCTTTGCCCTCCTAATTAA
- a CDS encoding AURKAIP1/COX24 domain-containing protein encodes MSSVKKKRRLKISKHKRKKRRRRDRHKKNK; translated from the coding sequence ATGTCATCTGTAAAGAAAAAGCGTCGTCTTAAGATCTCGAAGCACAAGCGCAAAAAGCGCCGTCGTAGAGATCGTCATAAGAAGAACAAGTAG